One segment of Candidatus Hydrogenedentota bacterium DNA contains the following:
- a CDS encoding MFS transporter: MLKTYTLALMFKPHVRICLAAFTLDFAVMIGMVVTPFFVMNQLGGTTQTAGIFGAVGSAVYASSALISARFVSRAKNGLNWAVSGILVFAVFYTMMAIFSDWRVSLAVSCIGSAALSLVWPALHSWVGAEPNLARRARTMSWFNISWSFGFSLSPLVAGPLYDAHYALAFAALFGVTLVALALVKSLPHESAHFDAPTEALLLERAQDDRASEVFLYSGWCATFVANMLAGGLRFTYPKRIDDLVRAGELHLLWEETPAAFWRTAPATNFSYLVFAFSLATALTFLYVGRTNWWKHRFGIMAIMQAGSAAAYYVLGRTQSLAVMCLCCAVAGSFLGLAFFSATYYSLSNAAHKHGRASINEASVGFGGFLGSLGCGMLAERFGVPTPFLYTYALIGLGIVVQWALLKYGESRATR, translated from the coding sequence GTGTTAAAGACCTACACTCTCGCGCTTATGTTCAAACCCCATGTACGCATTTGTCTCGCGGCTTTTACCCTCGATTTCGCGGTGATGATCGGGATGGTAGTCACGCCGTTCTTCGTCATGAACCAACTGGGCGGCACCACACAGACAGCGGGCATCTTTGGGGCGGTCGGGTCCGCGGTATATGCGTCGAGCGCGCTAATATCCGCCCGGTTTGTTTCGCGGGCGAAGAACGGCCTGAACTGGGCCGTTAGCGGTATTCTCGTGTTCGCCGTTTTTTATACGATGATGGCGATATTTTCCGATTGGCGCGTGTCGTTGGCGGTATCGTGCATCGGGTCCGCGGCGCTGTCTCTGGTATGGCCTGCGTTGCATTCGTGGGTTGGCGCGGAGCCCAACCTGGCGCGGCGCGCGCGCACGATGAGTTGGTTCAACATTTCGTGGAGCTTCGGGTTTTCGCTCAGCCCGCTGGTGGCCGGCCCGCTCTACGATGCGCACTACGCGTTGGCGTTCGCGGCGTTGTTTGGCGTCACGCTTGTGGCGCTGGCCCTCGTGAAATCGTTGCCGCACGAGTCCGCGCACTTCGACGCGCCGACGGAAGCGCTCCTGTTGGAACGTGCGCAGGACGATCGTGCGAGCGAAGTCTTCCTGTATTCGGGATGGTGCGCGACGTTCGTGGCGAACATGCTGGCGGGCGGGCTGCGGTTCACCTATCCGAAGCGGATTGACGATCTGGTCCGTGCGGGGGAACTGCACCTGCTGTGGGAAGAAACGCCGGCGGCGTTCTGGCGGACTGCGCCGGCCACGAATTTTTCGTATCTCGTTTTCGCGTTTTCCCTCGCGACCGCGCTTACATTCCTATACGTTGGCCGCACAAATTGGTGGAAGCACCGTTTCGGCATTATGGCGATCATGCAAGCCGGTTCGGCGGCGGCGTACTACGTATTGGGCCGCACGCAAAGCCTTGCGGTCATGTGCCTGTGTTGCGCGGTGGCCGGTTCGTTTTTGGGGCTGGCGTTTTTCAGCGCGACATATTACAGCCTGTCGAACGCGGCGCATAAACACGGGCGGGCATCGATCAACGAGGCTTCCGTCGGGTTTGGAGGCTTTCTCGGAAGTCTCGGTTGTGGCATGCTGGCCGAGCGCTTCGGCGTCCCCACGCCGTTTCTCTATACATACGCGTTGATCGGGCTGGGAATTGTAGTGCAGTGGGCCCTGCTAAAGTACGGTGAGTCCCGCGCTACGCGATGA
- a CDS encoding DUF1501 domain-containing protein, with product MLRHCANGFGMIGLASLLQREAAALDVAAPSAANPLAVRAPHFAPRAKNVIFIFLSGGPSHVDLFDPKPRLQSESGNPLPFEKPKLERTKTGNLLGSPWTFKKYGQGGIDMSELLPHLATCADDLCVIKSMVADNINHNGACLQMNTGEQSFSRPSMGSWLTYGLGSENQDLPGFVVLSPAQPAQGAPLWSSSFLPAAYQGTLVSNLDDPIANLANAAFARAQQRAQLDALKELNELHDATRADDSRLSARIASFELAYRMQTEAPEAFDINGESPATRTLYGLDDPVTQIFGKQCLLARRLVERGVRCVQVYHTETSKRKSCQLWDQHGGLREELPNNCAATDKPVAGLINDLKSRGLLNDTIVLWGGEFGRTPCAEGTNGREHHPFGFTMWLAGGGVKGGLAYGATDEYGWHAVENRVHVHDLHATILHLMGIDHTKLTYRYSGRDYRLTDVFGNVVHDIIA from the coding sequence ATGCTCCGGCACTGCGCGAACGGCTTCGGTATGATTGGTCTGGCATCGCTGCTCCAACGGGAAGCCGCCGCGCTCGATGTTGCCGCGCCTTCTGCAGCGAACCCGCTTGCGGTTCGCGCACCCCACTTCGCCCCTCGCGCGAAGAATGTCATTTTCATCTTCCTGTCCGGCGGACCGTCCCACGTTGATTTATTCGATCCAAAGCCGCGCCTTCAATCGGAGAGCGGCAATCCCCTGCCGTTCGAGAAGCCGAAACTCGAACGCACGAAAACCGGCAACCTCCTCGGCTCGCCGTGGACCTTCAAGAAATACGGGCAGGGTGGCATCGACATGAGCGAATTGCTGCCCCACCTCGCGACTTGCGCCGACGACCTGTGCGTCATCAAATCCATGGTCGCCGACAACATCAATCACAATGGCGCGTGCTTGCAGATGAACACCGGCGAGCAATCGTTTTCGCGTCCCAGCATGGGATCGTGGCTGACCTACGGACTCGGCAGCGAGAACCAGGACCTGCCCGGATTTGTCGTGCTAAGTCCGGCGCAACCCGCGCAGGGCGCGCCCCTATGGAGTTCGAGTTTTTTGCCCGCCGCGTATCAGGGCACGTTGGTGTCAAACCTGGATGATCCGATTGCAAACCTGGCCAACGCAGCATTCGCGAGAGCACAACAGCGCGCTCAACTCGATGCGCTCAAGGAATTGAACGAACTGCATGACGCAACCCGCGCCGATGATTCGCGCCTCAGCGCGCGCATCGCGTCCTTCGAGCTCGCGTACCGCATGCAGACCGAAGCGCCCGAGGCGTTCGATATCAATGGCGAGTCGCCCGCGACGCGCACGCTGTATGGCCTGGACGATCCGGTTACCCAGATTTTCGGCAAGCAATGTCTGCTGGCCCGCCGCCTCGTCGAGCGCGGCGTCCGATGCGTGCAGGTGTATCACACCGAAACGTCCAAACGGAAAAGCTGCCAGTTATGGGACCAGCACGGCGGCCTTCGGGAAGAACTCCCGAACAACTGCGCGGCAACGGACAAACCCGTAGCCGGCCTCATCAACGACCTCAAATCGCGCGGCCTGCTCAACGACACGATCGTCCTGTGGGGCGGCGAATTCGGCCGCACCCCCTGCGCCGAAGGTACAAACGGCCGCGAACACCATCCCTTCGGGTTTACGATGTGGCTCGCGGGCGGCGGTGTGAAGGGCGGTCTTGCCTACGGCGCAACCGACGAATACGGCTGGCACGCCGTCGAGAACCGCGTGCATGTACACGATCTGCACGCGACGATCCTGCACCTCATGGGCATCGACCACACAAAACTAACTTACCGCTACTCGGGCCGCGATTATCGGCTCACTGACGTTTTCGGAAACGTGGTGCACGATATCATCGCGTAG
- a CDS encoding type II toxin-antitoxin system RelE/ParE family toxin, producing the protein MRVIIHRLARRDFVRAMEYYKKRSRVAVPGWIEELDAGIDLIRQFPGGMPEMEPGVRRLILKRYPYCLIYTLQDNTAVIVAVVHQRRKRRYWKRRLSES; encoded by the coding sequence ATGCGCGTCATAATCCATCGATTGGCGCGCCGCGACTTCGTGCGCGCGATGGAGTACTACAAGAAGCGAAGCCGAGTTGCTGTCCCCGGCTGGATTGAAGAACTCGACGCCGGAATAGACTTGATTCGCCAATTTCCTGGCGGCATGCCCGAGATGGAACCTGGCGTACGGCGATTGATCCTGAAACGCTATCCATATTGCCTGATTTATACTCTTCAAGACAATACAGCAGTAATTGTCGCGGTAGTCCACCAGCGGCGCAAACGACGGTATTGGAAGAGGCGACTGTCCGAATCATGA
- a CDS encoding addiction module protein, protein MEIALRLFESVTDQCAPPLSAEWIEEIRSRMDELEAGTADCIPIEEFMQEIRAKLL, encoded by the coding sequence GTGGAAATCGCCTTGCGGCTTTTCGAAAGCGTCACGGATCAATGCGCTCCGCCGCTCAGTGCCGAATGGATAGAAGAAATCCGTTCGCGAATGGATGAACTTGAAGCCGGCACAGCCGACTGCATCCCAATTGAAGAATTCATGCAAGAGATCCGCGCGAAACTGCTGTAA